One genomic window of Aptenodytes patagonicus chromosome 3, bAptPat1.pri.cur, whole genome shotgun sequence includes the following:
- the BEND3 gene encoding BEN domain-containing protein 3 isoform X3, giving the protein MPVGPLSNMKNRDTGSPTQVNAEQPNKNKNPNVTWLCEEESFSDITTPSYKKPLYGISHKITEKKNPPGAEQFASYELFEKINPSSPSHLRTLNDQRKRDSAAAIAVTAATADSDPNIYSLIQKMFYTLNTLNTNMTQLHSKVDLLSLEVSRIKKQVSPAESVADFKPPPEYQLTSAELKQIMDQSTSGGDLACRLLVQLFPELFSDDEFSRSCSACGFLNKRKLESLHLQLIRNYVEVCYPSVKNTAVWQVECLPQVNDFFNRFWAQREMENSQQNVQSSSFYETEQVESSHFMEDKEQEEALSLDRSNAIASDYMLDAQDLNEFLDEASSPGEFSVFLLHRLFPELFDHRKLAERYSCFGDSGKQLLDPHRLQIIRRYTEIYFPDVQEEEAWLQQCVQRINDELENTYMDGSECDQMRDDCYDSSSLPDDVSIIKVEDSFEYEKPGRRSKKIWLVPIDFDKLDFPPPDFDVPVPDYLLNKEQIKSIYESSLSIGNFASRLLVLLFPELFTHENLRKQYNCSGSLGKKQLDPTRIKLIRHYVQILYPRAKNDRVWTLEFVGKLDERCRRRDTEQRRTYQQQRKIHVPGPDRREFLSYAINPERFREEFEGPPLPPERSSKDFCKIPLDELVVPNPDFPVPSLYLLSDKEVREIVQQSLSVGNFAARLLVRLFPELFTPENLRLQYNHSGACNKKQLDPIRLRLIRHYVEAVYPVEKMEEVWHYECIPSIDERCRRPNRKKCDILKKAKKAKK; this is encoded by the coding sequence GGCCCCCTTTCAAACATGAAGAACAGAGATACTGGCTCACCCACTCAGGTAAATGCAGAGCAGCCAAACAAGAACAAGAATCCTAACGTAACGTGGCTCTGTGAAGAAGAATCCTTCAGTGACATAACCACTCCATCTTATAAAAAACCTCTCTATGGCATCTCACACAAAATCACGGAGAAGAAGAACCCACCAGGAGCAGAGCAGTTTGCTTCTTATGAGTTGTTTGAAAAAATCAACCCCAGCAGTCCCTCGCATCTTCGGACTTTGAACGACCAACGCAAAAGGGACTCGGCTGCAGCCATTGCCGTAACAGCGGCCACCGCAGATTCAGACccaaatatttattctttgatacagaaaatgttttacaCGCTTAACACCCTCAATACCAATATGACTCAGCTTCACAGTAAAGTTGACCTGTTGTCTCTGGAGGTTAGCAGAATTAAAAAGCAAGTCAGTCCAGCAGAGTCCGTTGCAGACTTCAAGCCTCCCCCGGAGTACCAGCTGACTTCTGCGGAGCTCAAACAAATCATGGATCAAAGCACGTCAGGCGGAGACCTAGCTTGCCGGTTGCTAGTGCAGCTCTTCCCAGAGCTCTTCAGCGACGATGAGTTCAGCAGAAGCTGCAGTGCATGCGGCTTTCTTAACAAAAGGAAACTTGAATCTCTTCATCTGCAGCTTATCCGTAACTATGTGGAAGTTTGTTATCCTTCTGTGAAGAATACAGCTGTGTGGCAGGTGGAGTGTTTGCCTCAAGTCAATGATTTTTTCAATAGATTTTGGGCTcaaagggaaatggaaaacagTCAGCAGAATGTGCAATCGTCCAGTTTTTATGAGACTGAGCAGGTCGAATCCTCTCATTTTATGGAGGATAAAGAGCAGGAGGAAGCTTTGTCCTTGGACAGGAGTAACGCCATTGCCTCAGATTACATGCTGGATGCTCAGGATCTCAATGAATTTTTAGATGAAGCTTCTTCTCCAGgggaattttctgtttttttgttacaCAGATTGTTTCCGGAACTCTTCGACCACAGAAAATTAGCTGAAAGGTACAGCTGCTTTGGAGACTCTGGAAAACAATTGCTGGATCCTCATCGGCTTCAAATAATCCGTAGGTACACTGAAATTTACTTCCCAGATGTGCAAGAAGAAGAAGCCTGGTTGCAGCAGTGTGTTCAGCGAATAAACGATGAGCTTGAAAATACATATATGGATGGAAGTGAATGTGATCAGATGAGAGATGACTGTTACGATTCTTCTAGTTTACCAGATGATGTATCAATCATAAAAGTGGAAGACAGTTTTGAATATGAAAAACCTGGCAGACGCTCAAAAAAAATTTGGCTTGTACCCATAGACTTTGACAAACTTGACTTCCCCCCTCCCGATTTTGATGTCCCTGTCCCGGATTACCTGTTGaacaaagaacagattaaaagCATATATGAAAGCAGTCTTTCCATAGGCAACTTTGCCTCTCGATTGCTTGTTCTCTTATTTCCTGAACTGTTTACTCATGAAAACTTACGGAAGCAATACAACTGTAGTGGATCTTTAGGCAAGAAACAGCTCGACCCCACTAGAATTAAATTAATTCGACATTATGTGCAGATACTGTACCCCAGAGCGAAGAATGACAGAGTGTGGACATTGGAGTTTGTTGGGAAGCTTGACGAGAGGTGTCGACGAAGAGACACGGAGCAAAGGCGCACGTACCAACAGCAACGGAAAATCCACGTGCCAGGGCCCGACAGGAGGGAATTTCTCAGCTATGCAATAAACCCCGAGAGGTTTCGAGAAGAATTTGAAGGGCCGCCACTGCCAccagaaagaagcagcaaggaTTTTTGCAAGATACCACTCGATGAACTCGTCGTTCCTAATCCAGACTTCCCTGTGCCTTCTCTGTATTTGCTGTCTGATAAAGAGGTAAGAGAGATAGTGCAGCAGAGCCTGTCAGTCGGCAACTTTGCTGCCAGACTTCTCGTAAGACTCTTTCCCGAACTCTTCACTCCGGAGAATCTCAGACTGCAATACAACCATTCAGGTGCTTGTAACAAAAAACAGCTCGATCCTATCAGACTGAGACTGATCCGTCATTACGTGGAGGCAGTTTACCCTGTGGAGAAAATGGAAGAAGTATGGCATTATGAATGTATACCGAGCATTGATGAAAGATGCCGGCGTCCTAACAGAAAAAAGTGTGATAtactgaaaaaagcaaagaaagcaaaaaagtga
- the BEND3 gene encoding BEN domain-containing protein 3 isoform X2 translates to MMMKGPLSNMKNRDTGSPTQVNAEQPNKNKNPNVTWLCEEESFSDITTPSYKKPLYGISHKITEKKNPPGAEQFASYELFEKINPSSPSHLRTLNDQRKRDSAAAIAVTAATADSDPNIYSLIQKMFYTLNTLNTNMTQLHSKVDLLSLEVSRIKKQVSPAESVADFKPPPEYQLTSAELKQIMDQSTSGGDLACRLLVQLFPELFSDDEFSRSCSACGFLNKRKLESLHLQLIRNYVEVCYPSVKNTAVWQVECLPQVNDFFNRFWAQREMENSQQNVQSSSFYETEQVESSHFMEDKEQEEALSLDRSNAIASDYMLDAQDLNEFLDEASSPGEFSVFLLHRLFPELFDHRKLAERYSCFGDSGKQLLDPHRLQIIRRYTEIYFPDVQEEEAWLQQCVQRINDELENTYMDGSECDQMRDDCYDSSSLPDDVSIIKVEDSFEYEKPGRRSKKIWLVPIDFDKLDFPPPDFDVPVPDYLLNKEQIKSIYESSLSIGNFASRLLVLLFPELFTHENLRKQYNCSGSLGKKQLDPTRIKLIRHYVQILYPRAKNDRVWTLEFVGKLDERCRRRDTEQRRTYQQQRKIHVPGPDRREFLSYAINPERFREEFEGPPLPPERSSKDFCKIPLDELVVPNPDFPVPSLYLLSDKEVREIVQQSLSVGNFAARLLVRLFPELFTPENLRLQYNHSGACNKKQLDPIRLRLIRHYVEAVYPVEKMEEVWHYECIPSIDERCRRPNRKKCDILKKAKKAKK, encoded by the coding sequence GGCCCCCTTTCAAACATGAAGAACAGAGATACTGGCTCACCCACTCAGGTAAATGCAGAGCAGCCAAACAAGAACAAGAATCCTAACGTAACGTGGCTCTGTGAAGAAGAATCCTTCAGTGACATAACCACTCCATCTTATAAAAAACCTCTCTATGGCATCTCACACAAAATCACGGAGAAGAAGAACCCACCAGGAGCAGAGCAGTTTGCTTCTTATGAGTTGTTTGAAAAAATCAACCCCAGCAGTCCCTCGCATCTTCGGACTTTGAACGACCAACGCAAAAGGGACTCGGCTGCAGCCATTGCCGTAACAGCGGCCACCGCAGATTCAGACccaaatatttattctttgatacagaaaatgttttacaCGCTTAACACCCTCAATACCAATATGACTCAGCTTCACAGTAAAGTTGACCTGTTGTCTCTGGAGGTTAGCAGAATTAAAAAGCAAGTCAGTCCAGCAGAGTCCGTTGCAGACTTCAAGCCTCCCCCGGAGTACCAGCTGACTTCTGCGGAGCTCAAACAAATCATGGATCAAAGCACGTCAGGCGGAGACCTAGCTTGCCGGTTGCTAGTGCAGCTCTTCCCAGAGCTCTTCAGCGACGATGAGTTCAGCAGAAGCTGCAGTGCATGCGGCTTTCTTAACAAAAGGAAACTTGAATCTCTTCATCTGCAGCTTATCCGTAACTATGTGGAAGTTTGTTATCCTTCTGTGAAGAATACAGCTGTGTGGCAGGTGGAGTGTTTGCCTCAAGTCAATGATTTTTTCAATAGATTTTGGGCTcaaagggaaatggaaaacagTCAGCAGAATGTGCAATCGTCCAGTTTTTATGAGACTGAGCAGGTCGAATCCTCTCATTTTATGGAGGATAAAGAGCAGGAGGAAGCTTTGTCCTTGGACAGGAGTAACGCCATTGCCTCAGATTACATGCTGGATGCTCAGGATCTCAATGAATTTTTAGATGAAGCTTCTTCTCCAGgggaattttctgtttttttgttacaCAGATTGTTTCCGGAACTCTTCGACCACAGAAAATTAGCTGAAAGGTACAGCTGCTTTGGAGACTCTGGAAAACAATTGCTGGATCCTCATCGGCTTCAAATAATCCGTAGGTACACTGAAATTTACTTCCCAGATGTGCAAGAAGAAGAAGCCTGGTTGCAGCAGTGTGTTCAGCGAATAAACGATGAGCTTGAAAATACATATATGGATGGAAGTGAATGTGATCAGATGAGAGATGACTGTTACGATTCTTCTAGTTTACCAGATGATGTATCAATCATAAAAGTGGAAGACAGTTTTGAATATGAAAAACCTGGCAGACGCTCAAAAAAAATTTGGCTTGTACCCATAGACTTTGACAAACTTGACTTCCCCCCTCCCGATTTTGATGTCCCTGTCCCGGATTACCTGTTGaacaaagaacagattaaaagCATATATGAAAGCAGTCTTTCCATAGGCAACTTTGCCTCTCGATTGCTTGTTCTCTTATTTCCTGAACTGTTTACTCATGAAAACTTACGGAAGCAATACAACTGTAGTGGATCTTTAGGCAAGAAACAGCTCGACCCCACTAGAATTAAATTAATTCGACATTATGTGCAGATACTGTACCCCAGAGCGAAGAATGACAGAGTGTGGACATTGGAGTTTGTTGGGAAGCTTGACGAGAGGTGTCGACGAAGAGACACGGAGCAAAGGCGCACGTACCAACAGCAACGGAAAATCCACGTGCCAGGGCCCGACAGGAGGGAATTTCTCAGCTATGCAATAAACCCCGAGAGGTTTCGAGAAGAATTTGAAGGGCCGCCACTGCCAccagaaagaagcagcaaggaTTTTTGCAAGATACCACTCGATGAACTCGTCGTTCCTAATCCAGACTTCCCTGTGCCTTCTCTGTATTTGCTGTCTGATAAAGAGGTAAGAGAGATAGTGCAGCAGAGCCTGTCAGTCGGCAACTTTGCTGCCAGACTTCTCGTAAGACTCTTTCCCGAACTCTTCACTCCGGAGAATCTCAGACTGCAATACAACCATTCAGGTGCTTGTAACAAAAAACAGCTCGATCCTATCAGACTGAGACTGATCCGTCATTACGTGGAGGCAGTTTACCCTGTGGAGAAAATGGAAGAAGTATGGCATTATGAATGTATACCGAGCATTGATGAAAGATGCCGGCGTCCTAACAGAAAAAAGTGTGATAtactgaaaaaagcaaagaaagcaaaaaagtga
- the BEND3 gene encoding BEN domain-containing protein 3 isoform X4 gives MKNRDTGSPTQVNAEQPNKNKNPNVTWLCEEESFSDITTPSYKKPLYGISHKITEKKNPPGAEQFASYELFEKINPSSPSHLRTLNDQRKRDSAAAIAVTAATADSDPNIYSLIQKMFYTLNTLNTNMTQLHSKVDLLSLEVSRIKKQVSPAESVADFKPPPEYQLTSAELKQIMDQSTSGGDLACRLLVQLFPELFSDDEFSRSCSACGFLNKRKLESLHLQLIRNYVEVCYPSVKNTAVWQVECLPQVNDFFNRFWAQREMENSQQNVQSSSFYETEQVESSHFMEDKEQEEALSLDRSNAIASDYMLDAQDLNEFLDEASSPGEFSVFLLHRLFPELFDHRKLAERYSCFGDSGKQLLDPHRLQIIRRYTEIYFPDVQEEEAWLQQCVQRINDELENTYMDGSECDQMRDDCYDSSSLPDDVSIIKVEDSFEYEKPGRRSKKIWLVPIDFDKLDFPPPDFDVPVPDYLLNKEQIKSIYESSLSIGNFASRLLVLLFPELFTHENLRKQYNCSGSLGKKQLDPTRIKLIRHYVQILYPRAKNDRVWTLEFVGKLDERCRRRDTEQRRTYQQQRKIHVPGPDRREFLSYAINPERFREEFEGPPLPPERSSKDFCKIPLDELVVPNPDFPVPSLYLLSDKEVREIVQQSLSVGNFAARLLVRLFPELFTPENLRLQYNHSGACNKKQLDPIRLRLIRHYVEAVYPVEKMEEVWHYECIPSIDERCRRPNRKKCDILKKAKKAKK, from the coding sequence ATGAAGAACAGAGATACTGGCTCACCCACTCAGGTAAATGCAGAGCAGCCAAACAAGAACAAGAATCCTAACGTAACGTGGCTCTGTGAAGAAGAATCCTTCAGTGACATAACCACTCCATCTTATAAAAAACCTCTCTATGGCATCTCACACAAAATCACGGAGAAGAAGAACCCACCAGGAGCAGAGCAGTTTGCTTCTTATGAGTTGTTTGAAAAAATCAACCCCAGCAGTCCCTCGCATCTTCGGACTTTGAACGACCAACGCAAAAGGGACTCGGCTGCAGCCATTGCCGTAACAGCGGCCACCGCAGATTCAGACccaaatatttattctttgatacagaaaatgttttacaCGCTTAACACCCTCAATACCAATATGACTCAGCTTCACAGTAAAGTTGACCTGTTGTCTCTGGAGGTTAGCAGAATTAAAAAGCAAGTCAGTCCAGCAGAGTCCGTTGCAGACTTCAAGCCTCCCCCGGAGTACCAGCTGACTTCTGCGGAGCTCAAACAAATCATGGATCAAAGCACGTCAGGCGGAGACCTAGCTTGCCGGTTGCTAGTGCAGCTCTTCCCAGAGCTCTTCAGCGACGATGAGTTCAGCAGAAGCTGCAGTGCATGCGGCTTTCTTAACAAAAGGAAACTTGAATCTCTTCATCTGCAGCTTATCCGTAACTATGTGGAAGTTTGTTATCCTTCTGTGAAGAATACAGCTGTGTGGCAGGTGGAGTGTTTGCCTCAAGTCAATGATTTTTTCAATAGATTTTGGGCTcaaagggaaatggaaaacagTCAGCAGAATGTGCAATCGTCCAGTTTTTATGAGACTGAGCAGGTCGAATCCTCTCATTTTATGGAGGATAAAGAGCAGGAGGAAGCTTTGTCCTTGGACAGGAGTAACGCCATTGCCTCAGATTACATGCTGGATGCTCAGGATCTCAATGAATTTTTAGATGAAGCTTCTTCTCCAGgggaattttctgtttttttgttacaCAGATTGTTTCCGGAACTCTTCGACCACAGAAAATTAGCTGAAAGGTACAGCTGCTTTGGAGACTCTGGAAAACAATTGCTGGATCCTCATCGGCTTCAAATAATCCGTAGGTACACTGAAATTTACTTCCCAGATGTGCAAGAAGAAGAAGCCTGGTTGCAGCAGTGTGTTCAGCGAATAAACGATGAGCTTGAAAATACATATATGGATGGAAGTGAATGTGATCAGATGAGAGATGACTGTTACGATTCTTCTAGTTTACCAGATGATGTATCAATCATAAAAGTGGAAGACAGTTTTGAATATGAAAAACCTGGCAGACGCTCAAAAAAAATTTGGCTTGTACCCATAGACTTTGACAAACTTGACTTCCCCCCTCCCGATTTTGATGTCCCTGTCCCGGATTACCTGTTGaacaaagaacagattaaaagCATATATGAAAGCAGTCTTTCCATAGGCAACTTTGCCTCTCGATTGCTTGTTCTCTTATTTCCTGAACTGTTTACTCATGAAAACTTACGGAAGCAATACAACTGTAGTGGATCTTTAGGCAAGAAACAGCTCGACCCCACTAGAATTAAATTAATTCGACATTATGTGCAGATACTGTACCCCAGAGCGAAGAATGACAGAGTGTGGACATTGGAGTTTGTTGGGAAGCTTGACGAGAGGTGTCGACGAAGAGACACGGAGCAAAGGCGCACGTACCAACAGCAACGGAAAATCCACGTGCCAGGGCCCGACAGGAGGGAATTTCTCAGCTATGCAATAAACCCCGAGAGGTTTCGAGAAGAATTTGAAGGGCCGCCACTGCCAccagaaagaagcagcaaggaTTTTTGCAAGATACCACTCGATGAACTCGTCGTTCCTAATCCAGACTTCCCTGTGCCTTCTCTGTATTTGCTGTCTGATAAAGAGGTAAGAGAGATAGTGCAGCAGAGCCTGTCAGTCGGCAACTTTGCTGCCAGACTTCTCGTAAGACTCTTTCCCGAACTCTTCACTCCGGAGAATCTCAGACTGCAATACAACCATTCAGGTGCTTGTAACAAAAAACAGCTCGATCCTATCAGACTGAGACTGATCCGTCATTACGTGGAGGCAGTTTACCCTGTGGAGAAAATGGAAGAAGTATGGCATTATGAATGTATACCGAGCATTGATGAAAGATGCCGGCGTCCTAACAGAAAAAAGTGTGATAtactgaaaaaagcaaagaaagcaaaaaagtga